GCACATCCGATCTGGGAACATCCCGCAATACTCGGCTATTTTTTAAGTATCTTCGGTTTGTTTGGAGCATTGATTAACCTCTTTACCAAAAAATCACCTCTAAAAGTTTTCTGGTGGTCGATGATCCTTTTTTGCTTGTTTATGACCCACAGTTATTTGTTAGGTTTTTATTTTGTCGGATATCGCTTTCTATTCTTCCTTTTCCTTCCACTCAGCCTGCTTGCTCCGATATTTTTTGTCAAAATTTCAGGGGCCTTCGGTAAATCAGCCAGATACCCGATTGCGATAATAATTATCCTGTCAATTCTGGCTTCAGGAATTCATGGCGTTAATTTTCTTTTGGATAATTATAACGGCTTAAGCAAACCGGTCCTACCGACCAAGGAATACAGAGAGGCTATAACATGGCTTAATGACCACTCAAACAAAACTGACACTGTATTAACAACGATTCGCAACGACCAAAAGTATGGTACTTTCCTGCCCTACCTTTATAATGGCAACGTAATGATTTTTCCCACATTCTATTTCCATAAACCAATGGAATTTGAATTCCGGGGCGATGAAAACACCTACTCCTATTCCGGTCAGTCAGCAAATCCCACTACAGTAATAGGAAAGCTGATCAAACCATATGTAATAAATACCGAAGACGATGAAAAAGAATTTATTTCGTCTTATGAAGATCAGAGACAAGTGCTTTATGAAATGTTTAAAATGACTTATTATCCAAAAGACATTGAATCGCAAGAGTATCTGGATAAGTATGATATACGGTTCGTAATAATATGGAGAGGAAAACCGGAAAGCCAAATTTATGCCAATACTTCTGAATTTAAAAAAGTATACCAAACTGAATCAATTGCAATTTATCAATATACGAAACTGAACTAATGCTACAAAGACTGGAAAAAATTAATGCGATATTAATACTAGCCGGATTAATTGTATTGGCGGGACTGATTATCTATGCCGGGGTTTATAATCTGGTTTCGGGCAACCACACGTCTCTGGGTGATCCGTACTATTCCAACCAAATTTCGGTTTTTGAAAGATCGCCCGCGATTACCTGGACCCTTTTCATCAACCTTATACTACTGACAATTCATTTGGTATTTACATTACGAAAAAGAAAATGAAGCAAGTTTTATCAATCATTCTCGGAATACCATTTATTACCTTTCTCCCCGGTTTTTGTTTGAGCTATCTATTTTTCAAAAAAAATGAGATTAAATCGACGGTCAGAATATTGTTATCTTTTATTCTAACTATTTTATCACTCCCGATACTAATTTATATCGCTACACAGTTTGGAATGAGGTTGAATTCTCTGAATATATTAATTACCTCATTAACATTAATTGTTATTTCTGCTAGCTACGTTTTTGTCAAAAAACGATTATGACTTTAGAAAAGATATATTTACCGGAACAATATTATTTTATTACCACTAATATTCTAAATAAAGAATGGGTTTTTGGTAAATTAATACATGGTATTTATGAACCAAATGAAAGATTATGCGTAGCGTTTATCAAAGCATTAAATGAATTAAGAAAAATAATGGGGTTTTTACTATCAGGATATGTCATTATGCCCAATCATGTGCATTTAATATTGAAAACAGCGGAAAATGAATCTTTTGATACAGCTGAAGATAAATCTTCAGCTACGCGTTTTAATGATGTGGGCATCCCAACCCGCGTAGGCGAAAATTCATTTTCGCCTGGTCATAATATTTCCCAAATAATGAAAGCAATAAAAGGAAGATCTGCAAGAATTATCAATGAAATATTGGGAAAAAACGGCCAATTATGGCAACATAGCTTTTATGAGCATGGGATAAGAAATGAACAGGATTTTATTGAAAAATTAAATTACATACATTTCAATCCAGTGCGTGCCGGTTTAGTAGAGGACCAGTCGGATTTCAAATATTCCAGTTACCAGAATTATCATTTAGATGATGATTTGATTATTAAAATTGATAAAATTGATTTATAATTCAGTAGTGAATCTAGGATTACGTGATTTGATGATTAATCCGTTTCAATCCGCTATTAAAAATGGTTTACCTACAGCTGAAGATAAATCTTCAGCTACGCGGATAGGATTGAAATATGATAAATCGTCCGCCACACGCGGACAATCATCGAAAGATGAATCTTCCTCTACGCGAAAAGGAATAATGTATAATAAATCTTCCTCTTCGTGTTATAAAAATATTACGCGTTTGATAGATAAATTTGTTCCATCCCGCGTAGGCGAAAATTCATTTTCGCCGTTATAATATACAAATATGATTTTTTTAGAATGAGCATAAAAAAAATATTTTCTTCCACCATATTTCTAATGTTCTCCCGCATATTATTCCGGGTGATTAGTGCTGTGATTGGAATACTTTTAGCGAGATTCCTGGGTGTTGAACAGTTCGGGCAATACGCCACCGTAATAGCCTTTGTAAACCTGTTTATGGTGTTTAATGATCTGGGTGTTTCCAGATACAGCCTGATTGAAGGTTCAAGGGATAAGGAAAAACTGGCTACCCTGCTGGGCAACGGGTTAGTGATTGAACTGGTGCTCTCACTGTTTTTGTACGGATTAATGGCAATAATTATTAACCTGGTCGGTTATTCAGCTATAATTATTGAACTGTTTATTATTCTCGCTGTAGCAGAACTTCTTTTCGAAAGCAGAAAAATATACCAGTCAACTCTGCAGTCGTTAACAAAATTTTATCTGATTAGCTGGCAACAGATTATTTATTCTGTCTTGTTTCTTTCATTGGTATTGGTTTCTGTATTGTACAAACCTGAAGTAAAAGTTATCGCCTATATCCAGCTATTCGTCTCTGCTTTGTTATTTCTTATCTATCTGGTTTTTGTTTTCAAATATATCCGTCCGGTTGTCAAACTGCGTGAAATACCCGCTATGCTGAAACGTTCGTGGATATTCTGTATATCCTCTGTATTTTTTATTGTTTACTTTCAGATCGATATTGTAATGCTCTCAATCATGAAGACGGAGGTGGATGTCGGACTTTATTCTGCGGCATATCGGCTGGTTGTTGCTTTCTATATGATACCGCAGATTATTTTCCAGGTTGCCTTGCCATATATATATAAATTCAGCCTGACCGATAAAGAGAAGTTCAGCAGAATCACCCATACAATCCAGAAATACCTTCTGGCTATGGCAGTTCCAATTACAGTCATTTTCTTGTTTGGTGCAGATCAGATTATTAACCTTATCTATGGGAAGGAATATCTGCCTGCGGCGGTTGTGATGCAAATCATGGGTATTATAATCATTATCCGATTCTTTACCTATTCTTCTGCAGAATCAATCACCGCGATCAACAGACAAAAAATCCGTGCGACAATCGAGGGTATTACTGCTGTTTTGAATATTGTACTAAATCTGTTTTTAATCCCCCGCTATGGTTTTACCGGATCGGCCGTCGCGACTTTGGTATCCGAATTAGTTTTGGGCGTACTATTTTATATTTACATAGAGAAATATTTTAAGCAGGGAATGTTTATAGGATTAAAATATTTATTTCCCGCCCTATTATCAGGAATACTTATGTCGGTGATATTCTTTGAACTTTCCGGCAGAATTAATATAGTATTCAACTCAATTGTCAGCACTATTGTGTATCTGGTTGCATTATACCTGTTAAAATTTTTATCCTCCTATGATATAAAGCTGATCAAGGAAATCTTCCCATTTTTCAATAAGTCTTCAAATAATAATGAATAAATATATTAAAAAAACGAAGCTATCAATTTACGGACTGGGTAATTTTGGTTACGCATTCCTGAAACATTTCGACAGAAAACACACCGGTTTAAATATATACGGATATGACCGTGATAAAACCCTTATGGCACATTTAAGAAAAGAACGCACTCACCTTTCGTTATACCAGGATTATAAGGTTTCGCGGAGTGTTATTTTTGCAAACAATGTCAAAGAATTACTGGAAGATTGCGACATTCTTGTTTTGGCAATTCCCTCAAATGCAACCAGGGAAGTAATGAAAATAATCAAGCCGTATTTACCCAACGGCATATCAATTGTCAACACATCTAAGGCGCTTGATTATCAGTCAGGTAAAAGACTTTCGCAAATTGTCAGAGCAGAGCTTAAAAACAAAAATTTCAAATACGCTTTATTTGCCGGCGGAACAATTGCCGCTGATCTTTTTAAACATAACCTTTGGGCGCGACTATGGCATGTGAAGATAAAAAAATCCTGCCTACTCTGGTAAATATTTTTGAATCCAGCAATCTGCGCGTTTATCCGAGTAATGATCTGGTGGGAGTAGAATACGCTTCAGCCTTTAAAAACGTGGTTTCCGTCCTGGCGGGGATAATTAAGGGAATGGGCTTCTCCTATGGCTCGGAAACGCATATTATAACAGTTATTGCAGATGAGCTGGAAAACATCGCTATAGGCCATTTTGGAGCTAATAAAGCCACATTTAGCATGAAAAGCCAGGCCTGGAGCAATGATCTTTGGATGTCCTGTACGGGGTCTACTAGAAACAGGGAATTTGGTATATTATTAGGCAAAGGGATATCGGCAAAAAAAGCCGTCCTGATAATGAAAAAACAGGGGAAAACGATCGAAGGGATAAACACGATTGCTATCCTAGATACCATAGTCCCCCTGAAAAATTACCCCCTTTTAAAATTTTTACATTCACTGATTGTAAAAAAGAATATAAAAGTTGATGCAATTAAAGAAATAATATTTAAACAATAATACCAAATTGAAATGAAAGCTGTCATCTTGGCCGCCGGCATGGGAACCAGATTCGGAACATTGATTCCAAAACCTCTCACAAGTCTGAAAAACGAAATGACAATTTTAGATGCGCAAATATCCAAGTTGTCCAAAATTGACGGTTTGGATAATATTTTTATTGTTGTAGGATATAAAAAAGAAATAATCATGGAGGCGCATCCGGAAGGAATTTTTGTCTATAATGATGCATATGCACATACCAATACGGCTAAAAGCCTGCTGATAGCACTTGAGAAAATGAATGACGATGTTAT
The Patescibacteria group bacterium genome window above contains:
- a CDS encoding transposase encodes the protein MTLEKIYLPEQYYFITTNILNKEWVFGKLIHGIYEPNERLCVAFIKALNELRKIMGFLLSGYVIMPNHVHLILKTAENESFDTAEDKSSATRFNDVGIPTRVGENSFSPGHNISQIMKAIKGRSARIINEILGKNGQLWQHSFYEHGIRNEQDFIEKLNYIHFNPVRAGLVEDQSDFKYSSYQNYHLDDDLIIKIDKIDL
- a CDS encoding flippase → MSIKKIFSSTIFLMFSRILFRVISAVIGILLARFLGVEQFGQYATVIAFVNLFMVFNDLGVSRYSLIEGSRDKEKLATLLGNGLVIELVLSLFLYGLMAIIINLVGYSAIIIELFIILAVAELLFESRKIYQSTLQSLTKFYLISWQQIIYSVLFLSLVLVSVLYKPEVKVIAYIQLFVSALLFLIYLVFVFKYIRPVVKLREIPAMLKRSWIFCISSVFFIVYFQIDIVMLSIMKTEVDVGLYSAAYRLVVAFYMIPQIIFQVALPYIYKFSLTDKEKFSRITHTIQKYLLAMAVPITVIFLFGADQIINLIYGKEYLPAAVVMQIMGIIIIIRFFTYSSAESITAINRQKIRATIEGITAVLNIVLNLFLIPRYGFTGSAVATLVSELVLGVLFYIYIEKYFKQGMFIGLKYLFPALLSGILMSVIFFELSGRINIVFNSIVSTIVYLVALYLLKFLSSYDIKLIKEIFPFFNKSSNNNE
- a CDS encoding NAD(P)-binding domain-containing protein, with translation MNKYIKKTKLSIYGLGNFGYAFLKHFDRKHTGLNIYGYDRDKTLMAHLRKERTHLSLYQDYKVSRSVIFANNVKELLEDCDILVLAIPSNATREVMKIIKPYLPNGISIVNTSKALDYQSGKRLSQIVRAELKNKNFKYALFAGGTIAADLFKHNLWARLWHVKIKKSCLLW
- a CDS encoding NAD(P)H-dependent glycerol-3-phosphate dehydrogenase, yielding MACEDKKILPTLVNIFESSNLRVYPSNDLVGVEYASAFKNVVSVLAGIIKGMGFSYGSETHIITVIADELENIAIGHFGANKATFSMKSQAWSNDLWMSCTGSTRNREFGILLGKGISAKKAVLIMKKQGKTIEGINTIAILDTIVPLKNYPLLKFLHSLIVKKNIKVDAIKEIIFKQ